A window of Parcubacteria group bacterium contains these coding sequences:
- a CDS encoding GIY-YIG nuclease family protein, giving the protein MFYVYILKSKKDDSIYIGFAPDLKARFIKHNQGLVQSTKNLRPLELAYYEAYKSKKDTLMREKRLKQFKKGYASLKGRIINSLML; this is encoded by the coding sequence ATGTTTTATGTTTATATATTAAAATCTAAAAAAGATGATAGTATCTATATTGGCTTTGCCCCAGATTTGAAAGCCAGATTTATAAAACATAATCAAGGACTGGTTCAATCAACTAAAAATCTAAGACCATTGGAATTAGCATATTATGAAGCTTACAAATCTAAAAAAGACACTCTCATGAGAGAAAAAAGACTTAAACAATTTAAAAAAGGATATGCTTCGCTTAAAGGTCGAATAATAAACTCTTTAATGCTTTAA
- a CDS encoding patatin-like phospholipase family protein, which yields MAIKKIGLALGGGGAKGFAHIGVIKALEAAGINIDYIAGTSMGALIGGYYAATKDIKTLEELSLGIKKSDIFPISEVIRRKDGSLFRGESIVKLLDHRLSGIKIEDCKIPFTAVATDLKTGDEIKLKSGSLTDAIRASIAIPVVFSPVEIDGRFLMDGGFSNPVPADIVREMGADIVIAVDVSSRWIMAPDEILNTHDIYSLFSNALSVIEYQLAKNILKDADIVIRPPVLTYDWMAFDKSAEIIKTGQKELELNLKEIRKKTGHHTPRRTTLEKFFDFIINK from the coding sequence ATGGCTATCAAAAAAATAGGCCTAGCTTTAGGCGGCGGGGGAGCAAAAGGGTTTGCTCATATTGGCGTTATTAAAGCGCTTGAAGCGGCAGGAATTAATATTGATTATATTGCCGGCACCAGTATGGGGGCTCTTATCGGAGGTTATTACGCCGCGACTAAAGATATTAAGACGCTTGAAGAATTGTCGCTCGGTATTAAAAAAAGCGACATTTTTCCCATCAGTGAAGTAATCCGCAGAAAAGACGGATCGCTGTTCCGGGGCGAATCAATAGTAAAACTCCTTGATCATCGCCTGTCTGGCATAAAAATTGAAGATTGTAAAATTCCTTTTACAGCCGTGGCTACTGATTTAAAAACTGGAGACGAAATAAAACTTAAAAGCGGAAGTTTAACAGACGCGATACGCGCAAGCATTGCCATACCTGTAGTTTTCAGTCCTGTAGAAATAGACGGGAGATTTCTTATGGACGGCGGCTTTTCAAATCCCGTTCCGGCCGATATCGTTAGAGAAATGGGGGCTGATATTGTAATCGCTGTTGATGTTTCCAGCCGTTGGATTATGGCGCCTGACGAAATATTAAACACTCATGATATTTACTCTTTATTCAGTAATGCTTTATCGGTAATCGAGTATCAGCTTGCAAAAAACATTCTTAAAGACGCGGATATTGTTATTCGCCCGCCGGTTTTAACCTACGACTGGATGGCATTTGATAAATCGGCCGAGATAATAAAAACCGGCCAAAAAGAACTGGAACTTAATCTTAAAGAAATAAGAAAAAAAACCGGTCATCATACCCCGCGCCGCACTACCCTTGAAAAGTTTTTTGACTTTATTATAAATAAATAA
- a CDS encoding superoxide dismutase, giving the protein MKYELPKLPYSYDALEPYIDTKTMEIHHGKHHQFYIDKLNAALEKYPDLADNPALKLKSGDKKLEELIKDLPNLTMVDEADKKAIHNNGGGHINHSFFWQIMAPQKEVDEALFEEIKSTFGSPEEFKKIFSNTAATHFGSGWAWLARDEQNKLQIYSLPNHDFPYLKGHQPLIVLDLWEHAYYLKYQNRRAEYIENWWNVLKLL; this is encoded by the coding sequence ATGAAATACGAACTGCCAAAACTGCCATATTCTTACGATGCACTAGAACCTTACATTGACACTAAGACAATGGAAATCCACCATGGAAAACACCATCAGTTTTATATTGATAAGCTCAACGCTGCTTTGGAAAAATATCCCGATTTAGCCGATAACCCCGCCCTTAAGCTTAAGAGCGGGGATAAAAAACTGGAGGAGCTTATAAAAGACCTGCCCAATTTAACTATGGTAGACGAAGCCGACAAAAAAGCGATTCATAACAACGGCGGGGGACACATAAACCATTCGTTTTTCTGGCAAATTATGGCGCCGCAAAAAGAAGTTGATGAAGCATTGTTTGAAGAGATTAAATCAACTTTCGGTTCGCCGGAAGAATTTAAAAAAATATTCAGCAACACCGCCGCCACCCACTTTGGCAGCGGATGGGCTTGGCTGGCGCGCGACGAACAAAATAAACTTCAAATATATTCATTGCCAAATCATGATTTTCCTTATTTGAAAGGCCATCAGCCTCTTATAGTACTTGATCTCTGGGAACACGCCTATTATCTAAAATACCAGAACCGCCGGGCCGAATATATAGAAAATTGGTGGAATGTTTTGAAGTTATTATAG
- a CDS encoding methionyl-tRNA formyltransferase — protein sequence MKFIFFGTPEFATIILEKLIKSGLEPQAMFRDPKESVSVLIEKLKDLKPDLGLIAAYGKILPKEILDIPRYGFINVHPSLLPKYRGASPIQSAILNGEKETGVTIIKIDEEMDHGAIISKSKFLISKSDSYETLSKKLAEIGAELLIKTIPDYISGKIKPIEQEHSKATYTKIIKKEDGKIDWTKSAGEIERMTRGYYPWPSAWTMWNGKSLKIIEADIFYDSNNKNRLPAGRQGEIFLKNSDIIIKCGKNILIIKKLQLEGGKILTAEEFLNGHRDFVGSILNS from the coding sequence ATGAAATTTATATTTTTTGGGACGCCGGAATTTGCGACGATAATTTTGGAAAAGTTAATAAAATCAGGGCTTGAACCGCAAGCCATGTTTCGCGACCCTAAGGAATCGGTTTCTGTTTTAATAGAAAAACTAAAAGATTTAAAGCCGGATCTGGGCTTAATAGCGGCTTACGGAAAGATTTTGCCAAAAGAAATTTTAGATATCCCCCGCTATGGTTTTATTAATGTTCATCCATCGCTACTTCCAAAATACCGCGGCGCTTCGCCGATTCAGTCGGCTATTTTAAACGGTGAAAAAGAAACGGGCGTAACTATAATAAAAATTGATGAAGAAATGGACCACGGGGCGATAATTTCTAAGTCCAAATTTCTAATTTCTAAATCAGATAGTTATGAAACTCTTTCTAAAAAACTTGCCGAAATAGGGGCGGAGCTTTTGATAAAAACTATTCCCGATTATATTTCAGGAAAAATTAAGCCGATTGAACAAGAGCATTCGAAAGCGACTTATACTAAAATTATAAAAAAAGAAGACGGAAAAATTGATTGGACAAAAAGCGCAGGCGAGATTGAAAGAATGACCAGGGGCTATTATCCGTGGCCAAGCGCTTGGACAATGTGGAATGGTAAAAGTTTAAAAATAATAGAAGCGGATATTTTTTATGATAGTAACAATAAAAATCGCCTGCCTGCCGGCAGGCAGGGTGAAATTTTTCTGAAAAATAGCGACATCATAATTAAATGTGGCAAAAATATTTTAATTATAAAAAAACTTCAACTTGAGGGCGGAAAAATATTGACTGCCGAAGAATTTCTAAACGGCCACAGAGATTTTGTTGGAAGTATATTAAATAGTTGA
- the def gene encoding peptide deformylase encodes MAKVLKIIQEGDPVLRKKSEIVKDPKSPEIQKLIKDMVATMKGAKGLGLAAPQVGVSLRVFTADIEGSIFVFINPEIRDFSKELVPFEEGCLSVQKTWGPVIRPKKLTIKALDENGRPIKIHAKGLLARVIQHEMDHLNGILFIDKAEKINVVEEK; translated from the coding sequence ATGGCAAAAGTGTTAAAAATAATTCAAGAGGGCGATCCGGTTCTAAGAAAAAAATCGGAAATCGTAAAAGACCCAAAAAGTCCGGAAATCCAGAAATTAATTAAAGACATGGTCGCAACTATGAAAGGCGCTAAAGGCCTCGGCCTTGCGGCGCCTCAAGTGGGTGTTTCTTTACGGGTTTTTACCGCGGATATAGAGGGTAGTATTTTTGTTTTCATCAACCCGGAAATAAGGGATTTTTCAAAAGAGCTGGTTCCTTTTGAAGAGGGTTGTTTGTCGGTTCAAAAAACCTGGGGACCGGTAATTCGTCCTAAAAAACTAACTATAAAAGCGCTGGATGAAAACGGCAGGCCGATAAAAATTCATGCCAAGGGACTATTGGCTCGCGTAATTCAGCATGAAATGGACCATTTGAACGGCATTTTGTTTATTGATAAAGCGGAAAAGATTAACGTAGTTGAGGAGAAATAA
- a CDS encoding S41 family peptidase yields the protein MFEENKKYIYLAVVTIAIVVAFGAGFVFGSVERLPRPVQGIINKEFGQPKEFDFGLFWETLDKLNEKYVDNGKLKDDELLYGAISGLVKGAGDPYTVFFPPVESKSFKQDVGGSFGGIGAEIGKRNGFLVIIAPLEDTPAQKSGLLAGDKILKINNEPTDDITVEKAVTKIRGEVGTKVTLAILRGNDGTKTKDIVIERAIIKIPITKLEALEDNAIAHLSFYSFTSTAPFEFQKEASKILATSGYKGIILDLRNNPGGYLEVAVDIAGWFLNAGDLVAIEDFGKTSAKTEFRASGVAALKNYPMVVLVNQGTASAGEILAGALRDNLGIKLIGEKTFGKGSVQELVNFKDGSSLKVTVAKWLTPKGISISEQGLEPDFKVAPTEKELTNKKDPQLDKAVEILLKMLK from the coding sequence ATGTTTGAGGAAAATAAAAAATATATATATTTAGCGGTTGTTACTATTGCCATAGTCGTGGCATTTGGGGCTGGTTTTGTTTTTGGATCGGTAGAGCGACTTCCTCGGCCGGTGCAGGGGATTATAAATAAAGAATTCGGCCAACCGAAAGAATTTGATTTTGGCTTATTTTGGGAAACTTTAGATAAACTTAATGAAAAGTACGTTGATAATGGCAAACTAAAAGACGACGAATTGCTTTACGGCGCTATTTCCGGATTGGTTAAAGGTGCCGGCGATCCTTACACGGTATTCTTTCCTCCGGTTGAATCAAAAAGTTTTAAGCAGGATGTTGGCGGCAGTTTTGGCGGTATCGGAGCCGAAATAGGTAAAAGAAATGGATTTTTGGTTATTATAGCGCCCCTTGAAGATACGCCTGCCCAAAAATCCGGGCTGCTCGCGGGTGATAAAATTTTAAAGATAAATAATGAACCGACCGACGATATAACCGTTGAAAAAGCGGTTACGAAAATACGCGGCGAGGTAGGCACCAAAGTAACTCTAGCTATTTTAAGAGGTAATGACGGCACAAAAACGAAAGATATTGTCATTGAAAGAGCAATAATTAAAATCCCGATAACAAAACTTGAGGCGTTAGAAGATAACGCGATCGCTCATTTATCATTTTACAGCTTCACTTCAACAGCCCCATTTGAATTTCAAAAAGAGGCATCAAAAATTCTTGCCACTTCCGGCTATAAGGGTATAATTTTAGATTTGAGAAATAACCCAGGAGGTTACTTGGAAGTTGCGGTTGATATTGCCGGCTGGTTCCTTAATGCCGGAGATCTTGTTGCGATTGAGGATTTCGGGAAAACCAGCGCAAAAACTGAATTTCGAGCAAGCGGCGTAGCCGCTCTTAAAAATTATCCGATGGTGGTTTTAGTTAATCAAGGCACGGCTTCGGCAGGCGAAATTTTAGCCGGCGCCCTAAGAGATAACCTAGGCATCAAATTAATAGGCGAAAAAACCTTCGGCAAGGGATCGGTGCAAGAACTGGTAAATTTTAAAGACGGCTCATCGCTCAAGGTTACCGTTGCCAAATGGCTCACGCCAAAAGGGATCTCAATTTCGGAACAAGGTTTGGAGCCAGACTTTAAGGTAGCTCCTACCGAAAAAGAACTAACAAACAAAAAAGATCCCCAGCTTGATAAAGCGGTGGAGATTCTCTTAAAAATGCTGAAATAA
- the rplI gene encoding 50S ribosomal protein L9: MKIVLLQDVDGLGKKGDIKNVSDGYGRNFLLRKGLAEILTPEIENRIKLGKEKQEKDAVKLKSQTAILKENIEKLKLVIKTKIGKTGQAFGSITPVKIAAELEKQGIGLQKEQILSSPVKTLGEHKIKIKLPQGIEAELTILIESEDTKTK; encoded by the coding sequence ATGAAAATAGTTTTACTTCAAGATGTTGATGGTTTGGGTAAAAAAGGAGACATTAAAAATGTCAGCGATGGCTACGGCCGTAATTTTCTTTTAAGAAAAGGGCTTGCTGAAATTTTAACGCCGGAAATAGAAAATCGGATAAAACTTGGGAAAGAAAAACAGGAAAAAGATGCAGTCAAACTAAAATCTCAAACAGCAATTTTAAAAGAAAATATTGAAAAACTAAAACTGGTAATTAAAACCAAAATAGGAAAAACAGGACAAGCATTTGGCTCAATAACTCCGGTAAAAATAGCAGCAGAACTTGAAAAACAGGGGATAGGGCTTCAAAAAGAGCAGATATTGTCTTCGCCGGTAAAAACCCTAGGCGAACATAAAATAAAAATAAAACTGCCCCAAGGAATTGAGGCAGAATTGACAATTCTTATTGAATCGGAAGATACTAAAACTAAATAA
- the rpmA gene encoding 50S ribosomal protein L27, whose product MATTKSAGSTRLGRESASKRLGIKLFDGERVKAGNILVRQRGTKWVPGKNVKKGSDDTLYAMRPGIIKFTDKKTKRYDNSRRVFKVINVI is encoded by the coding sequence ATGGCGACTACTAAATCGGCCGGTTCAACAAGATTAGGCCGAGAATCAGCATCAAAACGATTAGGCATAAAACTTTTTGACGGCGAACGGGTAAAAGCGGGCAATATTTTGGTGCGTCAAAGGGGCACTAAATGGGTTCCCGGAAAGAATGTTAAAAAAGGCAGCGATGACACGCTTTACGCCATGCGTCCCGGAATCATAAAATTTACCGATAAAAAGACAAAACGTTACGATAATTCCAGAAGAGTTTTTAAAGTAATAAACGTTATTTAG
- a CDS encoding M23 family metallopeptidase, translating into MTGFYNHSYKFHNGIDIAAYYGTPVHAALGGVVSASADDGRYAYGSWLSIRHSNGLTTLYTHLSSKSASKGETVNQGQVIGYVGSSGFTTGPHLHFTVYSTNTFRVENRWYGLLPFGGSVNPFDYLSMGF; encoded by the coding sequence GTGACCGGTTTCTACAATCATTCTTATAAGTTTCATAACGGCATTGATATTGCGGCTTATTATGGAACACCTGTTCACGCGGCTTTAGGCGGCGTTGTGTCGGCATCGGCCGATGATGGGCGGTACGCCTATGGTTCTTGGCTATCTATTCGCCATAGTAACGGTTTAACTACTCTTTATACTCATTTATCGTCAAAATCGGCTTCTAAAGGCGAAACGGTCAATCAGGGACAAGTTATCGGCTATGTCGGCTCAAGCGGTTTTACCACCGGCCCGCATCTGCATTTTACGGTGTATTCAACAAACACTTTCCGAGTGGAAAATCGCTGGTACGGGCTTTTGCCGTTTGGCGGTTCGGTTAATCCTTTCGACTATCTGTCTATGGGATTTTAG
- a CDS encoding glutamate--tRNA ligase, giving the protein MTFLKFLFKKEKIRTRFAPSPTGFLHVGGLRTALYSYLFAKQHGGKFILRLEDTDQERYVEKAAQAIYSGLKWAGLEYDEGPDADGQYGPYIQSERLDIYKKYADELVKNNNAYYCFCTEETLEKMRQEQTSKKQISKYDRRCCSLSEEEIGKKLNAGESYVIRMKIPDNRVIEINDIVRGKILYNSGELDDQVLLKSDGYPTYHLAVVVDDHLMEISHVIRSEEWLPSTPKHILLYEFFGWKAPYWAHLPLLLNPDKTKMSKRKGDVSVDDYIKKGYLPEAMVNFLAFLGWNPGGEKEVYSMKELLKDFSLEKVHKAGAIFNIEKLDWLNGHYIKQLSLDKLKEYAVPFLIKDNLVEKNNYDSGYVKKILALEQPRLKKFGEIGDRVAYFFQVPKYDSNLLIWRDMMFKDIRISLKISRDSLIEIGEEDFTRSNLENILLKEASRAKNNDRGRLLWPLRVALTGLQTSPSPFEILEILGKKESIKRIEAALKNLV; this is encoded by the coding sequence ATGACATTTTTAAAATTCTTATTTAAAAAAGAAAAAATAAGAACGCGGTTTGCGCCAAGCCCGACCGGTTTTTTGCACGTCGGCGGTTTGCGCACTGCGCTTTATTCTTATCTTTTTGCCAAGCAACACGGCGGAAAATTTATTTTGCGCCTGGAAGATACCGACCAGGAAAGATATGTTGAAAAAGCGGCGCAAGCAATTTATTCGGGTTTAAAATGGGCCGGATTGGAATACGACGAAGGCCCCGATGCCGATGGCCAATATGGCCCGTATATTCAGTCGGAAAGATTGGATATTTATAAAAAATATGCTGATGAATTAGTTAAAAACAATAATGCATACTATTGCTTTTGCACCGAAGAGACGCTTGAAAAAATGCGTCAAGAACAAACGTCTAAAAAACAGATTTCCAAATATGACAGGCGGTGCTGCTCTTTAAGCGAAGAAGAAATCGGTAAAAAACTTAATGCCGGCGAATCTTACGTAATAAGAATGAAAATTCCTGATAATCGGGTTATAGAAATAAACGATATTGTCCGTGGAAAGATTTTATATAATTCTGGCGAACTTGACGATCAGGTGCTTTTAAAATCAGACGGCTATCCGACCTATCATCTGGCGGTAGTTGTGGACGATCATTTAATGGAAATTTCTCATGTTATACGTTCGGAAGAATGGTTGCCGTCAACGCCAAAACATATTTTGTTATATGAATTTTTTGGCTGGAAAGCACCTTACTGGGCTCATTTGCCTCTTTTGCTAAATCCCGATAAAACGAAAATGAGCAAGCGCAAAGGGGACGTTTCTGTTGATGATTATATAAAAAAGGGCTATCTTCCCGAAGCAATGGTAAATTTTCTTGCTTTTTTGGGATGGAACCCCGGCGGGGAAAAAGAGGTTTATTCAATGAAAGAATTGCTTAAAGATTTTTCGCTTGAAAAAGTTCACAAAGCCGGTGCGATTTTTAATATAGAAAAACTGGATTGGCTGAACGGCCATTATATAAAGCAATTATCGCTCGATAAACTAAAAGAATACGCCGTTCCGTTTTTAATAAAAGACAATTTAGTAGAAAAAAATAATTATGATTCGGGATATGTTAAAAAAATATTGGCGCTAGAACAGCCGCGACTTAAGAAGTTTGGTGAGATAGGGGATAGGGTAGCTTATTTTTTCCAGGTTCCAAAATATGATTCTAATCTTTTAATTTGGCGCGATATGATGTTTAAAGATATAAGAATCTCTTTAAAAATTTCCCGAGATTCATTAATAGAAATTGGCGAAGAAGATTTTACTCGCAGTAATTTAGAAAATATTTTATTAAAAGAAGCTTCAAGAGCCAAAAACAATGATAGGGGACGCTTGTTGTGGCCGCTTCGAGTTGCCCTGACCGGCCTTCAAACATCGCCAAGCCCATTTGAAATTCTTGAGATTTTAGGCAAAAAAGAGAGCATTAAACGAATTGAAGCCGCTCTAAAAAACCTGGTGTAA
- a CDS encoding UDP-N-acetylglucosamine--N-acetylmuramyl-(pentapeptide) pyrophosphoryl-undecaprenol N-acetylglucosamine transferase: MIKIVLTGGGTGGHLFPLVAVSRKLNELAQFSDMGEPEIYYLGPGLFLESSLEREEMNFHYKIIITGKWRRYFSFQNFADLFKIGAGLLQALYEVWRIMPDVIFSKGGYGSFGVVIAGWVYRIPIILHDSDSIPGLTNKILARFASLVAISFNEAVDYFPKNKTYFTGEAIRDAFFAPPNPEIERPMLHLASQKPVVLILGGSQGAQKINDMILDILPDLLITAEVIHQTGDENYSSVLSESKVALAGLSGELFASYHPVNFLVEPEYIAAYHSADLIISRSGAGSIFEIAASGKASIIIPITDSANNHQRKNAYIFGGDGRAEVIEESNLTPRLLMSVISAILSNPEKKKNMEEKARKFATPDAAKLIAQALLNLIPR; the protein is encoded by the coding sequence ATGATAAAGATTGTGTTAACTGGAGGTGGGACGGGAGGACATCTGTTTCCTTTAGTTGCCGTCTCAAGAAAACTTAACGAACTGGCGCAATTTTCAGATATGGGAGAACCGGAAATTTATTATTTGGGTCCCGGACTTTTTTTGGAATCAAGTTTGGAGCGGGAAGAAATGAATTTTCATTACAAAATTATTATAACCGGCAAATGGCGCCGTTATTTTTCTTTTCAAAACTTTGCCGATCTTTTCAAAATCGGAGCCGGCCTTCTTCAGGCGCTTTACGAGGTTTGGCGAATTATGCCGGACGTAATTTTTAGTAAAGGAGGTTACGGCAGTTTTGGCGTAGTGATTGCCGGCTGGGTTTACAGAATCCCGATTATTCTTCACGATTCAGATTCAATTCCGGGTTTAACCAATAAAATTTTAGCGCGTTTTGCTTCGCTGGTTGCCATATCTTTTAATGAAGCGGTAGATTATTTTCCGAAAAATAAAACTTATTTTACCGGCGAAGCGATACGCGATGCGTTTTTCGCGCCGCCCAATCCGGAAATAGAACGGCCCATGCTTCACTTAGCATCCCAAAAGCCGGTGGTGCTGATACTTGGCGGTTCGCAGGGCGCTCAAAAAATAAATGACATGATTCTTGATATTTTACCGGATTTACTTATCACGGCCGAAGTTATCCATCAAACTGGAGACGAAAATTACTCGAGCGTTCTTAGTGAATCAAAAGTAGCTCTTGCCGGTCTTTCGGGCGAACTGTTTGCTTCTTATCATCCGGTTAATTTTTTGGTTGAACCGGAATATATCGCGGCTTATCACAGCGCTGATTTAATAATTTCAAGGTCCGGCGCCGGCAGTATTTTTGAAATAGCGGCATCGGGAAAAGCGAGTATTATTATTCCGATAACCGATTCGGCGAATAATCACCAGCGCAAAAACGCTTATATTTTCGGGGGTGACGGCAGAGCGGAAGTAATTGAGGAGTCCAATCTTACGCCGCGCTTACTGATGTCGGTAATCAGCGCTATATTGAGTAATCCGGAAAAAAAGAAGAATATGGAGGAAAAAGCCAGAAAATTCGCCACTCCCGACGCGGCAAAATTAATCGCGCAAGCGTTATTAAATTTAATCCCCCGATAA
- a CDS encoding cell division protein FtsW — MGIKNVKLKSIDFKFVVIVGILLVFGLFILSSASFIAGQKKFNDQNYYLREQLLKGVLIGIAGFFVFLKVPLGFLKKYSFLFLIFSIGILTLVFIPQLGLSHAGSTRWLAIGPVSFQPSEILKISFLIYLASWFESRQKELKDFSGGFLPFLMIIGIIGLLLLMQPNFGTFAVIALSAAAVYFVAGGKISHLALIAFIGVATFFIFIFLKPYGAERFKAFLNGGMDTAGSGYQINQAVSSIGVGGLTGIGLNQNLHSAYLPEPIGDSIFAVLGEKMGLFGISFALALYILFAIFGYSIAIRSQNSFNKLLAVGITSWILIQSFTNIAAISGLVPLTGMPLPFVSYGSSGLVINMIGAGIVANISRYTT; from the coding sequence ATGGGAATTAAAAATGTAAAACTTAAAAGTATTGACTTCAAATTTGTTGTTATCGTAGGCATTCTTTTGGTGTTTGGACTTTTTATCCTTTCCTCCGCTTCATTTATTGCCGGGCAAAAAAAATTTAACGATCAAAACTACTATTTGCGGGAGCAGCTTTTAAAGGGGGTATTAATCGGAATTGCCGGTTTTTTTGTTTTTTTAAAAGTGCCGTTAGGTTTTCTTAAAAAATACAGCTTTTTGTTCTTAATTTTTTCAATCGGCATTTTAACGCTTGTTTTTATTCCACAACTTGGTCTTTCGCACGCCGGTTCAACGCGCTGGCTTGCAATCGGACCTGTTAGTTTTCAACCTAGCGAAATTTTAAAAATTTCATTTTTAATTTATCTGGCTTCATGGTTTGAGTCTAGGCAAAAAGAGTTAAAAGATTTTTCCGGAGGTTTTTTGCCTTTTCTTATGATAATCGGAATTATCGGCTTACTACTTTTAATGCAGCCGAACTTTGGAACATTTGCCGTAATAGCGCTTTCCGCGGCGGCGGTTTATTTTGTAGCCGGCGGAAAAATAAGCCATCTCGCTTTAATTGCTTTTATAGGAGTGGCGACATTTTTTATTTTTATATTTTTAAAGCCTTACGGAGCGGAAAGATTTAAAGCATTTTTGAATGGCGGAATGGACACCGCCGGTTCCGGTTACCAAATAAATCAGGCAGTTTCTTCAATCGGCGTCGGAGGGCTTACGGGCATTGGGCTAAATCAAAATTTACATTCGGCTTATTTACCGGAACCGATAGGGGATTCAATTTTTGCGGTTTTAGGCGAAAAAATGGGGCTTTTTGGCATTAGTTTTGCGTTAGCGCTTTATATTTTATTTGCGATTTTCGGTTATAGTATTGCTATTAGAAGTCAGAATTCTTTTAACAAACTTCTTGCTGTTGGTATAACTTCCTGGATTTTAATTCAAAGTTTCACTAACATCGCGGCAATTTCCGGATTAGTGCCGCTTACCGGCATGCCTTTGCCGTTTGTTAGCTATGGCAGTTCCGGGCTTGTTATTAACATGATTGGAGCGGGGATTGTGGCTAATATTTCAAGATACACTACTTGA